A window from Glycine max cultivar Williams 82 unplaced genomic scaffold, Glycine_max_v4.0 scaffold_99, whole genome shotgun sequence encodes these proteins:
- the LOC102660347 gene encoding zinc finger CCCH domain-containing protein 48 isoform X1: protein MDTKFARRTERIGRTTCSYWRAGKCNRNPCRFVHIETPSPPAACGYGNTAYSYGKKPHSSSENTPKYGSKKALLRDNGDRGDATRVAKAFKKSSPRICKYWINNNCVHGEQCLYLHSWFRGDGFSTVTKLQEHKKVITGIALPVGSDKLYSGSTDGTVRIWDCHTGQCAKVINLGAEVTSLISEGSWIFVGLQNAVKAWNIQTMSEFTLDGPKGRVRAMTVGNNTLFAGAEDGVFFAWRGSSKADSPFELVASLTGHTKAVVCLAVGCQMLYSGSMDQSIKVWDMDTLQCTMTLNDHTDVVPSLICWDQYLLSSSSDRTIKVWACIEAGSLEVIYTHTEENGVVSLFGMPDAEGKPILFSSCRDNSVHMYELPSFSERGRLFAKKDVALIELGPGGLFFTGDESGLLMVWKWLEVPKVASS, encoded by the exons ATGGATACAAAGTTTGCACGAAGGACTGAGCGCATTGGTAGAACAACATGCTCTTATTGGAGAGCTGGAAAATGTAACAGAAATCCATGCAGATTTGTGCACATAGAGACACCATCTCCACCTGCTGCTTGTGGTTATGGCAATACTGCATATAGCTACGGAAAAAAGCCCCATTCCTCCTCTGAGAATACCCCGAAATATGGTTCAAAGAAAGCATTGCTTAGAGATAATGGAGATAGAGGAGATGCAACAAGGGTTGCTAAGGCTTTCAAGAAATCATCACCAAGGATATGTAAATACTGGATCAACAACAATTGTGTACATGGTGAACAATGCCTGTATCTGCATTCATGGTTTCGTGGTGATGGGTTTTCCACAGTAACGAAACTTCAAGAACATAAGAAG GTTATCACTGGCATCGCACTTCCTGTTGGATCCGACAAACTTTATTCTGGCAGCACTGATGGGACAGTTAGGATATGGGACTGCCATACTGGTCAATGTGCTAAAGTCATCAATCTTGGTGCTGAGGTTACCTCTTTGATCAGTGAGGGGTCATGGATTTTTGTTGGTCTGCAAAATGCTGTCAAG GCTTGGAATATCCAGACCATGTCAGAGTTTACTCTTGATGGACCCAAAGGCCGAGTCCGTGCCATGACTGTTGGCAACAATACACTCTTTGCTGGTGCAGAG gaTGGTGTCTTTTTTGCTTGGAGAGGAAGCTCTAAAGCCGATTCTCCTTTTGAACTGGTTGCGTCTCTCACTGGCCACACTAAAGCAGTGGTTTGTCTGGCGGTTGGATGCCAGATGCTGTACTCCGGGTCAATGGACCAAAGCATAAAG GTCTGGGACATGGATACATTACAGTGTACAATGACACTAAATGATCATACTGACGTAGTCCCATCCCTTATCTGTTGGGATCAATATCTGTTGTCAAGTTCATCTGACCGCACAATTAAGGTCTGGGCTTGCATTGAAGCAGGATCTTTGGAAGTGATATATACACACACCGAAGAAAAT gGTGTTGTTTCACTTTTTGGGATGCCTGATGCAGAGGGAAAGCCAATATTATTTTCCTCGTGCAGAGACAATTCAGTTCACATGTATGAATTGCCATC ATTTTCAGAGAGGGGACGTTTATTTGCCAAGAAAGATGTGGCATTAATTGAGTTAGGTCCTGGTGGCCTCTTCTTCACTGGAGATGAGAGTGGTTTGCTGATGGTGTGGAAATGGTTGGAGGTACCCAAGGTGGCATCCTCTTGA
- the LOC102660347 gene encoding zinc finger CCCH domain-containing protein 48 isoform X4 has product MDTKFARRTERIGRTTCSYWRAGKCNRNPCRFVHIETPSPPAACGYGNTAYSYGKKPHSSSENTPKYGSKKALLRDNGDRGDATRVAKAFKKSSPRICKYWINNNCVHGEQCLYLHSWFRGDGFSTVTKLQEHKKVITGIALPVGSDKLYSGSTDGTVRIWDCHTGQCAKVINLGAEVTSLISEGSWIFVGLQNAVKAWNIQTMSEFTLDGPKGRVRAMTVGNNTLFAGAEDGVFFAWRGSSKADSPFELVASLTGHTKAVVCLAVGCQMLYSGSMDQSIKVWDMDTLQCTMTLNDHTDVVPSLICWDQYLLSSSSDRTIKVWACIEAGSLEVIYTHTEENGVVSLFGMPDAEGKPILFSSCRDNSVHMYELPS; this is encoded by the exons ATGGATACAAAGTTTGCACGAAGGACTGAGCGCATTGGTAGAACAACATGCTCTTATTGGAGAGCTGGAAAATGTAACAGAAATCCATGCAGATTTGTGCACATAGAGACACCATCTCCACCTGCTGCTTGTGGTTATGGCAATACTGCATATAGCTACGGAAAAAAGCCCCATTCCTCCTCTGAGAATACCCCGAAATATGGTTCAAAGAAAGCATTGCTTAGAGATAATGGAGATAGAGGAGATGCAACAAGGGTTGCTAAGGCTTTCAAGAAATCATCACCAAGGATATGTAAATACTGGATCAACAACAATTGTGTACATGGTGAACAATGCCTGTATCTGCATTCATGGTTTCGTGGTGATGGGTTTTCCACAGTAACGAAACTTCAAGAACATAAGAAG GTTATCACTGGCATCGCACTTCCTGTTGGATCCGACAAACTTTATTCTGGCAGCACTGATGGGACAGTTAGGATATGGGACTGCCATACTGGTCAATGTGCTAAAGTCATCAATCTTGGTGCTGAGGTTACCTCTTTGATCAGTGAGGGGTCATGGATTTTTGTTGGTCTGCAAAATGCTGTCAAG GCTTGGAATATCCAGACCATGTCAGAGTTTACTCTTGATGGACCCAAAGGCCGAGTCCGTGCCATGACTGTTGGCAACAATACACTCTTTGCTGGTGCAGAG gaTGGTGTCTTTTTTGCTTGGAGAGGAAGCTCTAAAGCCGATTCTCCTTTTGAACTGGTTGCGTCTCTCACTGGCCACACTAAAGCAGTGGTTTGTCTGGCGGTTGGATGCCAGATGCTGTACTCCGGGTCAATGGACCAAAGCATAAAG GTCTGGGACATGGATACATTACAGTGTACAATGACACTAAATGATCATACTGACGTAGTCCCATCCCTTATCTGTTGGGATCAATATCTGTTGTCAAGTTCATCTGACCGCACAATTAAGGTCTGGGCTTGCATTGAAGCAGGATCTTTGGAAGTGATATATACACACACCGAAGAAAAT gGTGTTGTTTCACTTTTTGGGATGCCTGATGCAGAGGGAAAGCCAATATTATTTTCCTCGTGCAGAGACAATTCAGTTCACATGTATGAATTGCCATCGTAA
- the LOC102660347 gene encoding zinc finger CCCH domain-containing protein 48 isoform X3, whose protein sequence is MDTKFARRTERIGRTTCSYWRAGKCNRNPCRFVHIETPSPPAACGYGNTAYSYGKKPHSSSENTPKYGSKKALLRDNGDRGDATRVAKAFKKSSPRICKYWINNNCVHGEQCLYLHSWFRGDGFSTVTKLQEHKKVITGIALPVGSDKLYSGSTDGTVRIWDCHTGQCAKVINLGAEVTSLISEGSWIFVGLQNAVKAWNIQTMSEFTLDGPKGRVRAMTVGNNTLFAGAEDGVFFAWRGSSKADSPFELVASLTGHTKAVVCLAVGCQMLYSGSMDQSIKVWDMDTLQCTMTLNDHTDAVTSLICWDQYLLSSSSDCTIKVWACIEAGSLEVIYTHTEENGVVSLFGMPDAEGKPILFSSCRDNSVHIFSERGRLFAKKDVALIELGPGGLFFTGDESGLLMVWKWLEVPKVASS, encoded by the exons ATGGATACAAAGTTTGCACGAAGGACTGAGCGCATTGGTAGAACAACATGCTCTTATTGGAGAGCTGGAAAATGTAACAGAAATCCATGCAGATTTGTGCACATAGAGACACCATCTCCACCTGCTGCTTGTGGTTATGGCAATACTGCATATAGCTACGGAAAAAAGCCCCATTCCTCCTCTGAGAATACCCCGAAATATGGTTCAAAGAAAGCATTGCTTAGAGATAATGGAGATAGAGGAGATGCAACAAGGGTTGCTAAGGCTTTCAAGAAATCATCACCAAGGATATGTAAATACTGGATCAACAACAATTGTGTACATGGTGAACAATGCCTGTATCTGCATTCATGGTTTCGTGGTGATGGGTTTTCCACAGTAACGAAACTTCAAGAACATAAGAAG GTTATCACTGGCATCGCACTTCCTGTTGGATCCGACAAACTTTATTCTGGCAGCACTGATGGGACAGTTAGGATATGGGACTGCCATACTGGTCAATGTGCTAAAGTCATCAATCTTGGTGCTGAGGTTACCTCTTTGATCAGTGAGGGGTCATGGATTTTTGTTGGTCTGCAAAATGCTGTCAAG GCTTGGAATATCCAGACCATGTCAGAGTTTACTCTTGATGGACCCAAAGGCCGAGTCCGTGCCATGACTGTTGGCAACAATACACTCTTTGCTGGTGCAGAG gaTGGTGTCTTTTTTGCTTGGAGAGGAAGCTCTAAAGCCGATTCTCCTTTTGAACTGGTTGCGTCTCTCACTGGCCACACTAAAGCAGTGGTTTGTCTGGCGGTTGGATGCCAGATGCTGTACTCCGGGTCAATGGACCAAAGCATAAAG GTCTGGGACATGGATACATTACAGTGTACAATGACACTTAATGATCATACTGATGCAGTCACATCCCTTATCTGTTGGGATCAATATCTGTTGTCAAGTTCATCTGACTGCACAATTAAAGTCTGGGCATGCATTGAAGCAGGATCTTTGGAAGTGATATATACACACACCGAAGAAAAT gGTGTTGTTTCACTCTTTGGGATGCCTGATGCAGAGGGAAAGCCAATATTATTTTCCTCGTGCAGAGACAATTCAGTTCACAT ATTTTCAGAGAGGGGACGTTTATTTGCCAAGAAAGATGTGGCATTGATTGAGTTAGGTCCTGGTGGCCTCTTCTTCACTGGAGATGAGAGTGGTTTGCTGATGGTATGGAAATGGTTGGAGGTACCCAAGGTGGCATCCTCTTGA
- the LOC102660347 gene encoding zinc finger CCCH domain-containing protein 48 isoform X2: MDTKFARRTERIGRTTCSYWRAGKCNRNPCRFVHIETPSPPAACGYGNTAYSYGKKPHSSSENTPKYGSKKALLRDNGDRGDATRVAKAFKKSSPRICKYWINNNCVHGEQCLYLHSWFRGDGFSTVTKLQEHKKVITGIALPVGSDKLYSGSTDGTVRIWDCHTGQCAKVINLGAEVTSLISEGSWIFVGLQNAVKAWNIQTMSEFTLDGPKGRVRAMTVGNNTLFAGAEDGVFFAWRGSSKADSPFELVASLTGHTKAVVCLAVGCQMLYSGSMDQSIKVWDMDTLQCTMTLNDHTDAVTSLICWDQYLLSSSSDCTIKVWACIEAGSLEVIYTHTEENGVVSLFGMPDAEGKPILFSSCRDNSVHMYELPSFSERGRLFAKKDVALIELGPGGLFFTGDESGLLMVWKWLEVPKVASS, from the exons ATGGATACAAAGTTTGCACGAAGGACTGAGCGCATTGGTAGAACAACATGCTCTTATTGGAGAGCTGGAAAATGTAACAGAAATCCATGCAGATTTGTGCACATAGAGACACCATCTCCACCTGCTGCTTGTGGTTATGGCAATACTGCATATAGCTACGGAAAAAAGCCCCATTCCTCCTCTGAGAATACCCCGAAATATGGTTCAAAGAAAGCATTGCTTAGAGATAATGGAGATAGAGGAGATGCAACAAGGGTTGCTAAGGCTTTCAAGAAATCATCACCAAGGATATGTAAATACTGGATCAACAACAATTGTGTACATGGTGAACAATGCCTGTATCTGCATTCATGGTTTCGTGGTGATGGGTTTTCCACAGTAACGAAACTTCAAGAACATAAGAAG GTTATCACTGGCATCGCACTTCCTGTTGGATCCGACAAACTTTATTCTGGCAGCACTGATGGGACAGTTAGGATATGGGACTGCCATACTGGTCAATGTGCTAAAGTCATCAATCTTGGTGCTGAGGTTACCTCTTTGATCAGTGAGGGGTCATGGATTTTTGTTGGTCTGCAAAATGCTGTCAAG GCTTGGAATATCCAGACCATGTCAGAGTTTACTCTTGATGGACCCAAAGGCCGAGTCCGTGCCATGACTGTTGGCAACAATACACTCTTTGCTGGTGCAGAG gaTGGTGTCTTTTTTGCTTGGAGAGGAAGCTCTAAAGCCGATTCTCCTTTTGAACTGGTTGCGTCTCTCACTGGCCACACTAAAGCAGTGGTTTGTCTGGCGGTTGGATGCCAGATGCTGTACTCCGGGTCAATGGACCAAAGCATAAAG GTCTGGGACATGGATACATTACAGTGTACAATGACACTTAATGATCATACTGATGCAGTCACATCCCTTATCTGTTGGGATCAATATCTGTTGTCAAGTTCATCTGACTGCACAATTAAAGTCTGGGCATGCATTGAAGCAGGATCTTTGGAAGTGATATATACACACACCGAAGAAAAT gGTGTTGTTTCACTCTTTGGGATGCCTGATGCAGAGGGAAAGCCAATATTATTTTCCTCGTGCAGAGACAATTCAGTTCACATGTATGAATTGCCTTC ATTTTCAGAGAGGGGACGTTTATTTGCCAAGAAAGATGTGGCATTGATTGAGTTAGGTCCTGGTGGCCTCTTCTTCACTGGAGATGAGAGTGGTTTGCTGATGGTATGGAAATGGTTGGAGGTACCCAAGGTGGCATCCTCTTGA